One Pseudomonadota bacterium genomic region harbors:
- the fmt gene encoding methionyl-tRNA formyltransferase produces MNIVFFGSSSFSVPPLKSISPYVSLVVTKKGKPKGRGYTLDDNEVKRAAIEMELPLMEIESFKDETAQGFQVFKPDLFVVASFGLIFPKWALDLPAIGAINIHPSMLPKYRGPSPIQWAILNGEERTGVTIMKMVEKMDAGNIVYQEDAEIVRDDNMIKLSEKLSKRAAEILPEIIDRINIQGLMEGINQKDEDATYTPIIKKEMGKIDWDKKAIEIVRQIKAFVLWPTAYTSLDNILFKIFDGEINALNRKGIPGMILGKNKEGILVSTIDGSILIKEIQLENRKKMNAYEFANGYRGLIGKVLNNFKD; encoded by the coding sequence ATGAACATAGTTTTTTTTGGTTCCTCAAGTTTTTCAGTGCCTCCTTTAAAATCAATATCTCCCTATGTTTCACTTGTAGTAACAAAGAAAGGAAAGCCAAAAGGCAGAGGCTATACACTCGATGATAATGAGGTTAAAAGGGCAGCCATTGAAATGGAACTCCCGCTTATGGAAATAGAATCTTTTAAAGATGAAACTGCGCAGGGGTTTCAGGTATTTAAACCGGATTTATTTGTAGTTGCCTCTTTTGGCCTTATTTTTCCGAAATGGGCTCTGGATTTGCCTGCTATAGGCGCAATAAATATTCATCCATCAATGCTACCAAAATATAGAGGACCATCGCCCATTCAATGGGCTATTTTAAACGGAGAAGAGCGAACAGGCGTTACAATAATGAAAATGGTTGAAAAGATGGATGCAGGCAATATCGTTTACCAGGAAGATGCAGAAATAGTTCGGGATGACAACATGATAAAACTTTCCGAAAAGCTTTCCAAGAGGGCTGCCGAAATACTTCCGGAAATTATTGATCGAATAAATATACAGGGCCTGATGGAAGGCATTAACCAGAAGGACGAAGATGCTACATATACACCGATAATCAAGAAAGAAATGGGTAAGATAGATTGGGATAAAAAGGCAATTGAAATTGTGAGGCAGATAAAAGCCTTTGTGTTATGGCCTACAGCATATACATCGCTGGATAATATATTATTTAAAATCTTTGACGGGGAAATAAATGCACTTAACAGGAAAGGAATACCCGGTATGATACTGGGCAAGAACAAAGAAGGGATTTTGGTATCAACGATAGATGGGTCTATCCTTATTAAAGAAATACAGTTAGAGAACAGGAAAAAAATGAATGCATACGAATTTGCAAACGGTTACAGAGGTCTGATCGGGAAAGTATTAAATAACTTTAAGGATTAA
- a CDS encoding LysM peptidoglycan-binding domain-containing protein yields MRRFLILCIITGLIPIAGCSTTGNNVAYNSPLDNNAVLTEKKETTKVVRKESVKPRKEVVQNIDDEDDIVSLLGEDYNKNFDIPIVFNDAVKYFIQYFTNEKRKVFSNWLKRSRFYIPIIKEILSAEGLPEDLVYLAMIESGFNPKAYSPANASGPWQFIYATGGRYGLRSNYWIDERRDPEKSTVAATKYLRDLFNQFGCWYLAAAGYNAGEGRIEKAIVRHNTNDFWELVKYNTLPKETREYIPKLIAAAIIAKDPEKFGFGSIVYDQPVRFMEMKVPAGFSLYSIAKAASIDINALKSINPEILRGITPPDTHDYMIKLPNSVDKNTFNSNLQLVLNNEKKIKGVSTYKVRKGDTVIKIAKKYRITPDEMLLVNGSGEEMKVKPGIIISIPRFNDQPVKEAGLLKAGKNKTVAKLYTKEVSKRPDVNNTEKKERPIITHHIVKKGETLAAISNKYGMDISSIKSANKLKTDTVYPNMKLRLVNHIQKKEKKGIKYHIVKKGETLATISNKYGTDISSIKSANKLKTNAVYPNMKLRIFSGEV; encoded by the coding sequence ATGAGAAGATTTTTAATATTATGCATTATAACAGGTTTAATACCTATTGCCGGATGCTCTACTACGGGGAACAATGTTGCATATAACTCACCTTTGGACAACAACGCTGTTTTAACAGAAAAAAAAGAGACTACCAAGGTCGTCAGGAAAGAAAGCGTTAAGCCAAGAAAAGAAGTAGTGCAAAATATTGACGATGAAGACGATATAGTATCACTTTTAGGGGAAGACTATAATAAGAACTTTGACATACCCATCGTATTTAATGACGCAGTTAAATATTTCATACAGTATTTTACAAATGAAAAAAGAAAGGTATTCAGTAACTGGCTAAAAAGATCCAGGTTTTATATCCCGATCATTAAGGAGATATTGAGTGCAGAGGGACTGCCTGAAGATCTTGTCTACCTTGCAATGATTGAGAGCGGTTTTAATCCAAAGGCATATTCCCCTGCAAATGCATCAGGACCTTGGCAGTTTATTTATGCTACAGGCGGAAGGTATGGCCTAAGGTCAAATTATTGGATAGACGAGAGAAGGGACCCGGAAAAATCAACTGTTGCTGCCACTAAGTATCTGAGAGATCTTTTCAATCAGTTTGGATGCTGGTATCTTGCTGCAGCAGGATATAATGCAGGCGAAGGAAGAATAGAAAAAGCAATAGTTAGACACAATACAAACGATTTCTGGGAACTTGTTAAATACAACACACTTCCAAAAGAAACAAGGGAATATATTCCCAAGCTTATTGCCGCAGCAATCATTGCAAAAGATCCTGAAAAATTCGGTTTTGGGAGTATTGTCTATGACCAGCCGGTCAGATTCATGGAAATGAAGGTGCCAGCAGGATTTTCTCTTTATTCTATCGCAAAAGCGGCTTCTATAGATATTAACGCTTTAAAGTCAATAAACCCTGAAATATTGAGAGGTATAACACCGCCCGATACCCACGATTATATGATAAAGTTGCCAAATTCTGTTGATAAAAATACTTTTAATAGTAATTTACAGTTAGTTCTTAATAATGAAAAGAAGATAAAAGGTGTATCAACATATAAAGTAAGAAAAGGTGATACAGTAATAAAAATTGCAAAAAAATATAGGATAACACCTGATGAGATGTTGTTAGTGAATGGGTCAGGCGAAGAAATGAAAGTAAAACCAGGTATTATTATCAGTATCCCTCGTTTTAATGATCAACCGGTGAAAGAGGCTGGCTTATTAAAAGCCGGAAAGAATAAAACAGTTGCAAAACTTTATACCAAAGAAGTGTCGAAAAGACCGGATGTTAATAACACTGAAAAGAAAGAACGACCAATAATAACACATCATATAGTCAAGAAAGGTGAGACACTTGCTGCCATATCAAACAAATACGGTATGGATATTTCGAGTATAAAGTCAGCAAATAAACTGAAAACCGATACGGTTTATCCGAATATGAAGTTACGGCTCGTAAACCATATTCAAAAGAAAGAGAAAAAGGGGATAAAATACCATATAGTCAAGAAAGGTGAGACTCTTGCTACCATATCAAACAAATACGGTACGGATATTTCGAGTATAAAGTCAGCAAATAAACTGAAAACTAATGCGGTTTATCCGAATATGAAGTTGAGGATTTTCAGCGGCGAAGTGTAA
- a CDS encoding GNAT family N-acetyltransferase, with the protein MSNFFDKLTVRQLKAEDLDYIVDIDTKVLGETRRDHWITKIIKEAATRPPDASLVSEIDGKVVGFILGEVSGWEFKVPNNIGWIDTIGIDPDYQNRGIAKVLANALITNLKNYKVDTIYTLVNWNDWDLLQFFHAMGFSRGDMINLVLNV; encoded by the coding sequence ATGAGTAATTTTTTTGATAAACTTACTGTTAGACAACTAAAAGCAGAAGATTTAGATTATATTGTCGATATTGATACTAAGGTTCTCGGAGAAACAAGACGGGACCACTGGATTACAAAGATTATTAAGGAAGCAGCAACGAGGCCCCCTGATGCTTCTCTTGTTTCTGAGATTGATGGTAAAGTTGTAGGATTCATTCTTGGAGAGGTAAGCGGCTGGGAGTTTAAAGTTCCGAACAATATTGGATGGATTGACACAATTGGCATTGATCCCGATTATCAAAACAGAGGTATCGCAAAAGTTCTTGCAAATGCTCTTATAACAAATCTTAAAAATTATAAAGTTGATACAATTTATACACTTGTCAATTGGAATGATTGGGACTTGCTACAGTTTTTCCATGCTATGGGTTTTTCCAGAGGCGACATGATTAATCTTGTTCTTAACGTATAA
- a CDS encoding glycosyltransferase family 39 protein, with protein MKKDTLTIKHIIALLLLSYIFLFHGIGDYSLKEPDEGRYAEIPREMIELNDYIVPHLNYVRYFEKPPLFYWAVAVSYKCFGINEWAFRFPNAFSAFLCVAALYIFIRRWINRETAFISSIILISSFGFFSMARIVTIDMFFSMWLFLSLLFFYGYYKEKKLFYIYFFYAILGLATLAKGFVPIMLVAVTIIIFLLSEKKMSFLKELKWVKGLAIYCLIVLPWLLTISLKEKEFFYFFVIDQHILRFLTSKHKRTGSIFYFFPVLFGGMFPWSIFIPRGIIHLWNKSELRLFIIWSIVVFIFFSISKSKLPPYILPIFPPLSIMIGYLFYEKWRQQSKISLESLSYIFIFSLFAIASILGIKGALNQWVNQISSEALNILDNLNGFLITVSVVSILSACLFCLRRFNRFSLTFYILSIFSFLFITTLLLNLNTIDTLNTTKKLADTINEKKDGDDYIINYASYDQTLPFYTKKRIVIASYTGELEMGSKYDDSKTYFIDEDTFINLFKTDKNIFCVLKSKRLNRLKEKIPEKISIIACHNERCLITNKY; from the coding sequence ATGAAAAAAGACACTTTAACTATCAAGCACATAATCGCCCTGCTTTTACTGTCATACATTTTTTTATTTCACGGGATTGGTGATTATTCATTAAAGGAACCTGACGAGGGGAGATATGCAGAAATTCCCAGGGAAATGATTGAATTAAATGATTATATAGTCCCGCATTTAAATTATGTAAGGTATTTTGAAAAACCACCCCTGTTTTATTGGGCTGTCGCTGTTTCTTACAAGTGTTTTGGCATAAATGAGTGGGCTTTCAGGTTTCCAAATGCCTTCTCTGCATTCTTATGCGTAGCTGCACTTTATATATTTATAAGAAGGTGGATCAACAGGGAAACTGCTTTTATATCTTCAATCATCCTTATATCATCTTTTGGTTTCTTTTCAATGGCAAGGATTGTAACTATTGATATGTTTTTCAGTATGTGGCTCTTTCTTTCCCTGCTTTTTTTCTACGGATACTATAAAGAAAAGAAATTGTTTTACATATACTTTTTTTACGCTATCTTAGGATTAGCAACACTTGCTAAAGGTTTTGTTCCCATTATGCTTGTTGCCGTTACAATCATTATTTTCCTTCTGTCAGAAAAGAAAATGTCGTTTCTAAAAGAACTAAAATGGGTAAAAGGTTTAGCCATTTATTGCCTTATTGTGCTTCCATGGCTCTTGACAATCTCTTTAAAAGAAAAAGAGTTCTTTTATTTCTTTGTTATTGACCAGCACATATTGCGGTTTTTAACATCAAAACATAAAAGAACAGGTTCTATATTTTATTTCTTCCCTGTATTGTTTGGCGGCATGTTCCCATGGTCTATTTTTATCCCCCGTGGCATCATACATTTATGGAATAAAAGTGAATTAAGATTATTTATTATTTGGAGTATTGTGGTTTTTATCTTCTTCAGTATTTCAAAATCAAAATTACCACCCTATATCCTTCCCATTTTTCCACCTTTATCGATTATGATTGGCTACCTATTTTATGAGAAATGGCGTCAGCAAAGTAAAATAAGTTTAGAGTCTCTCTCCTATATATTTATTTTTTCCCTCTTTGCGATAGCTTCTATTCTTGGCATAAAGGGGGCATTAAACCAGTGGGTGAATCAAATATCATCAGAAGCACTTAATATCCTTGATAATTTAAATGGTTTCTTAATCACAGTCTCTGTTGTTTCAATTTTATCAGCATGTCTATTTTGTCTTCGCAGGTTCAACAGGTTTTCCTTAACGTTTTATATTTTATCCATATTTTCCTTTTTATTTATAACCACTCTTCTGTTAAACCTGAATACAATTGATACCCTAAACACTACTAAAAAATTGGCTGACACCATTAATGAAAAAAAGGATGGTGATGATTATATAATCAACTATGCTTCATACGATCAAACGCTTCCCTTTTATACCAAGAAAAGAATAGTAATTGCATCTTACACGGGTGAATTGGAAATGGGGTCAAAATATGATGATTCAAAAACATATTTTATAGATGAGGATACTTTCATTAATCTATTTAAAACCGATAAGAATATTTTTTGCGTTTTAAAATCAAAAAGACTGAACCGATTAAAAGAAAAAATACCTGAAAAGATATCGATAATTGCTTGCCATAATGAAAGATGTTTGATTACAAATAAGTATTAA
- a CDS encoding C4-type zinc ribbon domain-containing protein yields MEQELRTIYEAQQIDAQIAENERKMYSVPKIIEGLDNEIEEINNKIEKEKMIAQELEKERNKKEKALDFEKEKIKKFESKLNEIKTNKEYQALLKEIETAKEANDRTEEEVLVLMDKIEELKKDYETSEGYLKNRKIEVEKEKNRLKKEFDVIEKTIGGFKETRSKLLSVVSDNLRATYNTLIEKRGGTAVVNLKNGVCLGCYMNIPPQLFIEATKNRQLILCPSCNRIFYFLEED; encoded by the coding sequence TTGGAGCAAGAATTAAGAACCATTTATGAAGCACAGCAAATTGATGCCCAGATAGCTGAAAATGAAAGGAAAATGTATTCAGTTCCAAAAATAATAGAAGGGTTGGATAATGAAATAGAGGAAATAAATAATAAGATCGAGAAGGAAAAAATGATTGCTCAAGAATTAGAAAAAGAGAGGAATAAAAAGGAAAAAGCTCTCGATTTTGAAAAAGAAAAAATAAAAAAGTTTGAATCAAAACTTAATGAAATTAAAACAAATAAAGAATACCAGGCATTACTTAAAGAAATTGAAACGGCAAAAGAGGCAAATGATAGAACCGAAGAAGAAGTTTTGGTGTTAATGGACAAGATTGAAGAATTAAAAAAAGACTATGAAACATCAGAAGGATACCTTAAAAATAGAAAAATTGAAGTAGAAAAAGAAAAAAACAGATTGAAAAAGGAATTCGATGTTATTGAAAAAACAATTGGCGGGTTTAAAGAAACAAGAAGTAAACTTCTCAGTGTTGTCAGCGATAATTTGAGGGCTACATATAACACGCTTATTGAGAAAAGAGGCGGCACGGCAGTTGTAAACCTGAAAAATGGCGTTTGTCTCGGTTGTTATATGAATATTCCCCCACAATTATTCATAGAAGCAACAAAAAATAGACAACTTATTCTTTGCCCAAGCTGTAACAGGATATTTTATTTTTTAGAAGAAGACTAA
- a CDS encoding PaaI family thioesterase has product MLYGIALVKRKIKQVLSMYEEQIKNSFNQCNVGKLIGIDIYEIREGFAKGKLKIKKEHVNIFGNAHGGILFTFADHIGGACGNTLGKKAVLVESSIQYMKGVKKNETVFAEAVLTHKGTRIGRIEVKIYTENLDLIAIIHQIFFIKDDKHEPEVTKNI; this is encoded by the coding sequence ATGTTATATGGAATTGCTCTTGTTAAACGAAAAATAAAGCAGGTATTGTCAATGTATGAGGAACAAATCAAAAATAGTTTTAATCAATGCAATGTAGGTAAGCTTATTGGAATAGACATTTATGAAATAAGGGAAGGCTTTGCAAAGGGAAAATTAAAAATAAAGAAAGAACACGTTAATATTTTTGGTAATGCACATGGTGGAATATTATTTACCTTTGCAGACCACATTGGTGGAGCTTGTGGCAATACCCTCGGTAAAAAAGCGGTACTCGTTGAATCTTCAATACAATATATGAAGGGAGTGAAGAAAAATGAAACCGTTTTTGCTGAGGCAGTATTAACACATAAAGGTACGCGAATAGGTAGAATTGAGGTGAAAATCTATACAGAGAACTTGGATCTGATAGCAATTATTCACCAGATATTTTTTATAAAAGATGATAAACACGAACCAGAGGTTACTAAGAATATTTAA
- a CDS encoding endonuclease: MINTNQRLLRIFKTLLMSFGKRYWWPGESQLEISIGAILTQNTAWTNVEKAIQNLRNENLLDVKKLYEIDTACLGEIIKPSGFFNIKSKRLKNFVKLLYEEYSENINNLKKIENKTLRKLLLSIDGIGYETADSIMLYALNKPIFVVDAYTKRFLKNHDIYRGSFDYNDVQNFFMDNLPHDTYLFNEFHALIVHLCQHYCKKIPNCNECPLQDELRSESAQDIKKNVFEEMKHG, translated from the coding sequence ATGATAAACACGAACCAGAGGTTACTAAGAATATTTAAGACATTACTGATGTCTTTTGGGAAAAGATACTGGTGGCCGGGAGAATCACAACTTGAGATTTCCATAGGGGCAATACTTACACAAAACACCGCATGGACGAATGTTGAAAAAGCGATTCAAAACCTGAGAAATGAAAACCTTTTGGATGTTAAAAAACTGTACGAAATAGACACAGCCTGTTTGGGCGAGATAATAAAACCTTCCGGTTTTTTCAATATTAAATCTAAAAGGCTGAAAAATTTTGTCAAATTATTGTATGAAGAATATTCTGAAAATATAAACAATCTTAAAAAGATAGAGAACAAGACATTAAGGAAATTATTGCTCAGTATAGATGGAATTGGTTATGAAACCGCTGATAGCATTATGCTGTACGCTCTTAACAAGCCAATTTTCGTTGTCGATGCTTATACAAAAAGATTTTTAAAAAATCATGACATCTACAGAGGCAGCTTTGATTATAACGATGTACAAAACTTTTTTATGGACAATCTTCCGCATGATACCTATTTATTTAATGAATTCCACGCTTTAATAGTTCATTTATGCCAGCATTATTGCAAAAAAATACCAAATTGTAACGAATGTCCGCTACAAGATGAACTTAGGAGCGAGTCTGCACAAGATATAAAGAAAAATGTATTTGAAGAGATGAAACATGGTTAA
- the purM gene encoding phosphoribosylformylglycinamidine cyclo-ligase, translated as MLTYKKAGVDVAKSENLIDGLKEKIHSTFNPFVLNPIGGFASLTEIPRGYQNPILATSTDGVGTKLKIAFQSGKHDTVGIDLVAMCANDILTLGARPFFFLDYYACGIVQETLYKDVLSGICEGCRQAGCALIGGETAEMPSFYKDNEYDLAGFIIGFVEKDKIIDGSKIIDGNAIIALPSSGLHSNGFSLVRKVFFEVNNYIVTDYIEGIDGKLFEELLKPTKIYVKVVQNILESFNIKGMAHITGGGLPGNIKRIIPEGLAASINLSNAEIPYIFKLIMKLGDIGFEEMCSTFNMGIGYIIVADKNDEQAILDKLINSGEKAFTIGYIHSATGNEKVNVSLTNS; from the coding sequence ATGCTTACATATAAAAAAGCCGGTGTTGATGTAGCAAAATCTGAGAACCTTATTGACGGTTTAAAAGAAAAAATTCACAGCACCTTTAACCCCTTCGTGTTAAATCCGATTGGCGGATTTGCATCTCTTACGGAAATCCCTCGAGGTTATCAAAATCCTATACTTGCAACATCCACGGACGGAGTGGGAACAAAACTCAAAATTGCATTTCAAAGCGGTAAGCATGATACGGTCGGGATAGATCTGGTTGCCATGTGCGCCAATGACATATTGACACTCGGTGCCCGGCCATTCTTTTTTCTTGACTACTATGCCTGTGGAATTGTTCAGGAAACCTTATACAAAGATGTCCTTTCCGGTATATGTGAGGGGTGCAGGCAGGCCGGATGTGCCCTTATCGGTGGTGAGACTGCTGAAATGCCCTCTTTTTACAAAGACAATGAATATGATCTTGCAGGTTTTATTATCGGTTTTGTTGAAAAAGATAAAATTATTGATGGTTCAAAAATAATTGATGGGAATGCTATAATAGCACTGCCTTCGAGTGGTTTGCACAGCAACGGCTTCTCGCTGGTGAGAAAGGTTTTTTTTGAGGTAAATAATTATATAGTTACTGATTATATAGAAGGCATTGATGGTAAGCTTTTTGAAGAGTTACTTAAGCCGACAAAAATTTACGTTAAGGTTGTACAAAATATTCTTGAATCATTCAATATAAAAGGGATGGCGCATATAACAGGCGGTGGTCTACCTGGAAATATTAAAAGAATTATACCGGAAGGTCTTGCGGCAAGCATAAACCTGTCAAATGCTGAAATCCCATATATTTTCAAACTTATAATGAAATTAGGAGATATCGGGTTTGAGGAGATGTGTTCTACGTTCAATATGGGTATTGGTTATATAATTGTAGCGGATAAAAACGACGAACAGGCAATTCTTGATAAACTTATCAATTCAGGGGAAAAGGCATTCACGATTGGGTATATCCATAGTGCAACAGGTAATGAAAAAGTTAATGTTTCTTTGACAAATAGTTGA
- a CDS encoding GYD domain-containing protein encodes MPIYIMMSTLTDEGRKTIKKHPERIEEVNREIENMGAKVLAQYALLGQYDFITILDAPNNEAVSKISIDLGARGTVHITTLPALLIDEFIEGMTK; translated from the coding sequence ATGCCAATATATATAATGATGAGCACCCTGACTGATGAAGGGAGAAAAACAATAAAAAAACATCCGGAGCGCATTGAAGAAGTTAACAGGGAAATAGAGAATATGGGAGCAAAAGTCCTTGCCCAGTATGCATTGCTTGGACAATATGATTTTATCACTATACTTGATGCACCCAACAATGAGGCAGTATCAAAAATATCTATTGACCTTGGTGCCCGGGGAACTGTACATATAACGACCCTTCCGGCGTTATTAATAGACGAATTTATAGAAGGAATGACAAAATAG
- a CDS encoding 4Fe-4S binding protein, giving the protein MAKPMEEYKWHELNVGCVIEEVGNAREYKTGDWRSFKPVWNNEKCIKCGLCWLYCPDATVFKTNEGFYLSNLDYCKGCGICAKECKPGAIKMVEEGR; this is encoded by the coding sequence ATGGCTAAACCAATGGAAGAATATAAATGGCATGAGTTGAATGTTGGATGCGTCATTGAAGAAGTTGGAAATGCAAGGGAATATAAGACAGGTGACTGGCGTTCCTTCAAACCTGTCTGGAATAATGAAAAATGTATTAAATGCGGCTTATGCTGGCTCTATTGCCCTGATGCGACGGTTTTTAAGACAAACGAGGGGTTTTATTTATCAAATCTTGATTATTGCAAGGGGTGTGGTATTTGCGCCAAGGAGTGTAAACCCGGTGCAATCAAGATGGTGGAGGAAGGACGATGA
- the porA gene encoding pyruvate ferredoxin oxidoreductase has translation MKKGIEVSIAASIAAKLARVEAIAAYPITPQTHIVEHLAEIVANGELDAVYINVESEHSAMSACCGSSATGARTFTSTSAQGLELMHEILFIASGMRFPIVMATVNRALSSPLSIWGDHSDVMAARDTGWIMLFCENGQEVVDMIIMAFRIAEDRGVLLPVMVNLDGFSLSHVIEPIELPSQMMVDKFLPPYSPLYTLHPNKPVTMGAYAMPELYTEAKYAQEMAIINSKEIIKNVMDEFGKQFGRQYKPVETYNTENADFVFVALGSIGENIKTAIDELKGEGKNAGLVQLRLFRPFPSEELFSVLKDKKRVAVIERVMPAGAPNGPLFQEISSVMCTNSLLMHMENYIVGLGGRDVLPESFIDIFNGTACEKSTVPIRDKNFKVIGVRG, from the coding sequence ATGAAAAAAGGTATTGAAGTATCAATAGCTGCTTCCATTGCGGCAAAGCTTGCGCGGGTTGAGGCAATAGCCGCTTATCCAATTACCCCTCAAACACATATCGTAGAGCACCTCGCCGAGATCGTTGCCAATGGAGAGCTTGATGCGGTGTATATTAATGTAGAATCAGAACATTCAGCAATGTCGGCTTGCTGTGGCTCCTCTGCTACAGGCGCCCGGACGTTTACCTCTACCAGCGCTCAGGGATTAGAGCTGATGCATGAAATACTTTTTATTGCGTCGGGGATGAGATTTCCCATTGTTATGGCTACAGTAAACCGTGCATTATCCTCGCCGCTGTCTATATGGGGTGATCATTCCGATGTTATGGCAGCACGAGATACCGGATGGATCATGCTATTTTGTGAGAACGGTCAGGAAGTAGTCGATATGATTATTATGGCATTTAGGATAGCAGAAGACAGGGGCGTGCTCCTGCCTGTAATGGTAAATTTAGACGGATTCTCTCTAAGCCATGTAATTGAACCTATTGAACTTCCTTCCCAGATGATGGTAGACAAATTCCTCCCTCCATATAGCCCCCTTTATACATTACATCCGAATAAACCTGTGACAATGGGAGCTTACGCAATGCCTGAATTATACACAGAGGCAAAATATGCCCAAGAAATGGCAATCATCAATTCCAAAGAAATAATAAAAAACGTAATGGATGAATTTGGAAAACAATTTGGACGACAGTATAAGCCTGTTGAGACATATAATACAGAGAATGCTGACTTTGTTTTTGTTGCCCTCGGTTCCATCGGGGAAAATATAAAAACCGCCATTGATGAGCTAAAGGGAGAAGGAAAGAACGCAGGCCTTGTACAGTTACGCCTCTTTAGGCCATTCCCGTCAGAAGAGCTTTTCTCAGTCCTTAAAGACAAGAAGAGAGTTGCTGTTATTGAACGGGTTATGCCTGCAGGCGCCCCAAACGGTCCCCTTTTTCAGGAAATCTCTTCAGTCATGTGTACTAATAGTTTACTTATGCATATGGAAAACTATATTGTAGGACTCGGCGGAAGGGATGTCCTTCCTGAAAGTTTTATTGATATATTCAATGGAACAGCTTGTGAAAAAAGCACGGTACCTATCAGGGATAAGAATTTTAAGGTAATAGGGGTGAGAGGATGA
- the porB gene encoding pyruvate synthase subunit PorB — MRQKGIEIYTDNPEEEFAVSGHRACQGCAEILAVRLALKIFGKNTILVMATGCMEIISTPLPTTTWTLPWIHVAFENAAAVASGIEGALKILMEKNKIPREDIRVVAIAGDGGTSDIGLQALSGALERGHKFTYICLDNEAYMNTGIQRSSATPYGASTTTSPPGKKSIGQATWKKDMPKIAVAHNIPYVATACPSYPFDLFSKVKKARMADGPSYLHILSVCPTGWRIPTDLAIEYGKLAVRTGVFPLYEVENGQYKITHSPEPLKPIKEYIKGQGRFRHLNDDQIAKIQGRVTKEWDNLKSRCELK; from the coding sequence ATGAGACAAAAAGGTATTGAAATTTATACAGATAATCCTGAAGAAGAATTTGCCGTCTCAGGCCACCGGGCATGTCAGGGATGTGCCGAGATACTGGCGGTACGGCTTGCGCTTAAAATATTCGGGAAGAATACAATACTTGTAATGGCAACCGGCTGTATGGAGATTATTTCTACCCCACTGCCAACTACCACCTGGACACTCCCCTGGATTCATGTTGCCTTTGAAAACGCTGCAGCCGTTGCATCAGGTATCGAAGGGGCATTAAAAATTTTAATGGAAAAGAACAAGATTCCCAGAGAAGATATTCGCGTTGTTGCCATAGCTGGTGACGGTGGAACAAGTGATATAGGACTCCAGGCTCTCTCGGGCGCCTTAGAGAGAGGGCATAAATTTACTTACATATGCTTGGATAATGAAGCCTACATGAATACAGGCATTCAACGTTCTTCGGCTACACCTTATGGCGCTTCAACCACAACAAGCCCGCCGGGCAAGAAGAGCATAGGACAGGCAACATGGAAAAAGGATATGCCTAAAATTGCAGTAGCACACAATATTCCATATGTAGCAACTGCTTGCCCTTCATACCCCTTTGATCTTTTCAGTAAGGTAAAAAAAGCTCGTATGGCTGACGGTCCATCATATTTACACATACTTTCCGTATGTCCGACAGGGTGGAGGATACCTACAGACCTTGCAATAGAATATGGGAAATTAGCTGTAAGAACAGGCGTTTTCCCACTGTATGAAGTAGAGAATGGTCAATATAAGATTACTCACAGCCCTGAACCATTAAAGCCTATTAAAGAATATATTAAGGGGCAGGGCAGGTTCAGGCATCTCAATGACGATCAGATAGCAAAAATACAGGGGCGTGTCACAAAAGAATGGGATAACCTTAAATCACGATGTGAATTAAAGTAG